The genomic segment AAAAACTCCTATTCAAGATATATAATTTATATATCGAAAAAAGGAGTTTTTATTTATGGCAAAAACTGTATTATTACATGTAGATTCATTGGAATGCGCAAGTTGTGTTTCTTCTGTTGGAAAATCACTTCGAAATAATTTTATAAAAGATTATACAGTTTCATTACGTGAAAAAGAAATAGAAGTTGTTTACGATGAAAATGAAACTAACGCCAAAGAGATTAGAAAAATATTAAAAAAATCAGGATATAAAGGAACAATTGTTAGCGAAAGTTAAAACTAAAAAGTTTTTAAAACAACTGGTTTTTTTAATAGATATTATACTAGCGCTTTCTTTATCGATTATTAATTTAAACTCAACCATAAGTAATAATTTATATATGGTGTTTTTTGGTCTTGTCCCGTTAGCTATTATTAACACTTATTTTATAGGTTGAAAATATATAGAAAGAACATATTTTGAAATATTTAAGTGAAAAAGAATAGGGATGAACTTTTTAGTATTTGCATCAACTCAAATATCTTTAATTTATAGTTTAATAGAAATTATTTATTACTTAAATCATG from the Entomoplasma ellychniae genome contains:
- a CDS encoding heavy-metal-associated domain-containing protein, with the protein product MAKTVLLHVDSLECASCVSSVGKSLRNNFIKDYTVSLREKEIEVVYDENETNAKEIRKILKKSGYKGTIVSES